Proteins encoded together in one Microbacterium sp. zg-Y625 window:
- a CDS encoding FKBP-type peptidyl-prolyl cis-trans isomerase — MRFRPLAALSVAAVSVVLLAGCTGSADPAESETEAADSSALCDAQLDAGAASDAVKAEGPVGEPPTVSFSAPLEIEEMETSVLVEGDGDRVSEGDYVNVAFVGLDAETATEMGAIGYVEGEMPVQQIGAQTGIGQFLGCATVGTRVAVALPADDASGTAAQVYVMDLLEIVPSAAWGEEQEPVEGMPTVELDESGAPTVTLPEGDAPTEYQLAVLKEGDGDTVAEGDNVEVQYQGVSWNTGEVFDQSWGRGPTAFPTTAVVKGFGDALVGQKVGSQVIAVLPPAVAYGEGEINEQDLVGQTLVFVIDILDIKPAATP, encoded by the coding sequence CGCCGTTTCGGTGGTCCTCCTCGCGGGATGCACGGGTTCCGCGGATCCCGCCGAGTCCGAGACCGAGGCCGCGGATTCGTCCGCCCTCTGCGACGCGCAGCTCGACGCCGGTGCGGCGTCGGATGCCGTCAAGGCCGAGGGGCCCGTGGGCGAACCGCCCACCGTCAGCTTCTCCGCCCCGCTGGAGATCGAAGAGATGGAGACGTCGGTGCTCGTCGAGGGTGACGGCGACAGGGTCTCGGAGGGTGACTACGTCAACGTCGCCTTCGTGGGGCTGGATGCCGAGACCGCCACCGAAATGGGTGCGATCGGCTACGTCGAGGGGGAGATGCCCGTCCAGCAGATCGGCGCACAGACGGGGATCGGGCAGTTCCTCGGCTGCGCCACGGTCGGCACGCGCGTGGCGGTCGCCCTGCCCGCAGACGACGCCAGCGGCACCGCAGCCCAGGTGTACGTCATGGACCTGCTCGAGATCGTCCCCAGCGCCGCGTGGGGCGAGGAGCAGGAGCCGGTCGAGGGCATGCCCACGGTCGAACTCGATGAGAGCGGCGCGCCCACGGTGACGCTTCCCGAGGGCGACGCGCCGACCGAGTATCAGCTCGCCGTGCTCAAGGAGGGTGACGGTGACACCGTCGCCGAGGGCGACAACGTCGAGGTGCAGTACCAGGGAGTGTCGTGGAACACCGGCGAGGTGTTCGACCAGAGCTGGGGCAGGGGCCCCACCGCCTTCCCCACGACCGCGGTCGTGAAGGGCTTCGGCGACGCGCTGGTCGGTCAGAAGGTCGGTTCACAGGTCATCGCGGTGCTTCCGCCGGCCGTCGCGTACGGCGAGGGCGAGATCAACGAGCAGGACCTCGTCGGCCAGACCCTCGTCTTCGTCATCGACATCCTCGACATCAAGCCCGCGGCGACCCCGTGA
- the pflB gene encoding formate C-acetyltransferase: MTTVTPPTQLSGADAMPEAWEGFTPGPWQDDIDVRGFIQANYTPYTGDAAFLTGATERTERVWQTLMGMFPEERERGVYDVDNHTPAGITAHAPGYIAEDDELIVGLQTDAPLKRAIMPYGGWRMVKGALETYGYEIDPVLEKIFTTYRKTHNDGVFDVYPPAVRRARSSHIITGLPDAYGRGRIIGDYRRVALYGTDALIAGKKTERAELDMHFSSEEIIRQREENAEQIRALQELAEMAASYGYDITRPAATAREAIQWLYFAYLGAVKEQNGAAMSFGRNTAFLDIYIERDLARGILTEEDVQELVDDLVIKLRIVRFLRTPEYDALFSGDPTWVTESIGGIGEDGRTLVTKTAFRFLQTLYNLGPAPEPNLTVLWSDDLPKGFKEFCAKVSIDTSSIQYESDAHIRALCGDDAAIACCVSPMAVGKQMQFFGARVNLAKTLLYAINGGRDEVSGKQITPLLPAVTGDVLEYDDVREKFRTTMEWLAETYVDALNCIHYMHDKYAYERLEMALHDREVLRTMACGIAGLSVAADSLSAIKYATVRPVRDESGLVVDYEVEGEYPCFGNDDDRVDAIARDLVTEFMEMLRRHPTYRNAVHTQSVLTITSNVVYGKKTGNTPDGRRAGQPFAPGANPMNGRDTHGMLAAALSVAKLPFEQAQDGISLTTTVVPAGLGRTEEERVHNLVGLLDAQMVSGGYHLNVNVLTRETLEDAMEHPENYPQLTIRVSGYAVNFVRLTREQQLDVISRTFHTGI; the protein is encoded by the coding sequence ATGACCACGGTCACTCCCCCCACGCAGCTTTCCGGCGCCGACGCCATGCCCGAGGCCTGGGAAGGATTCACTCCCGGCCCTTGGCAGGACGACATCGACGTCCGCGGATTCATCCAGGCCAACTACACCCCCTATACCGGTGACGCCGCGTTCCTCACGGGCGCGACCGAGCGCACCGAGCGGGTGTGGCAGACCCTCATGGGGATGTTCCCCGAAGAGCGCGAGCGCGGCGTCTACGACGTCGACAACCACACGCCCGCCGGCATCACCGCCCACGCCCCCGGCTACATCGCCGAGGACGACGAGCTGATCGTCGGCCTGCAGACCGACGCGCCGCTCAAGCGCGCCATCATGCCGTACGGCGGATGGCGCATGGTCAAGGGCGCACTGGAGACCTACGGCTACGAGATCGACCCGGTGCTCGAGAAGATCTTCACCACCTACCGCAAGACGCACAACGACGGCGTGTTCGACGTGTACCCGCCGGCCGTCCGCCGCGCCCGCAGCAGCCACATCATCACCGGGCTGCCGGATGCCTATGGTCGCGGTCGCATCATCGGCGACTACCGCCGCGTGGCGCTGTACGGCACCGACGCGCTCATCGCAGGCAAGAAGACCGAGCGCGCAGAGCTCGACATGCACTTCTCCTCCGAGGAGATCATCCGCCAGCGCGAGGAGAACGCCGAGCAGATCCGCGCCCTCCAGGAGCTCGCCGAGATGGCCGCCTCGTACGGGTACGACATCACCCGTCCCGCCGCGACGGCCCGCGAGGCGATCCAGTGGCTGTACTTCGCCTACCTCGGTGCGGTGAAGGAGCAGAACGGCGCCGCGATGAGCTTCGGGCGCAACACCGCCTTCCTCGACATCTACATCGAGCGCGACCTGGCGCGCGGCATCCTCACCGAGGAGGACGTGCAGGAGCTCGTCGACGACCTCGTCATCAAGCTGCGCATCGTGCGGTTCCTGCGCACCCCCGAGTACGACGCGCTGTTCTCCGGCGACCCCACCTGGGTCACCGAGTCCATCGGCGGCATCGGCGAGGACGGGCGCACGCTCGTCACCAAGACCGCGTTCCGCTTCCTGCAGACGCTCTACAACCTGGGTCCTGCGCCCGAGCCGAACCTGACGGTGCTGTGGAGCGACGACCTGCCCAAGGGCTTCAAGGAGTTCTGCGCGAAGGTCTCCATCGACACCTCGTCGATCCAGTACGAGTCCGACGCCCACATCCGCGCCCTCTGCGGCGACGACGCGGCCATCGCCTGCTGCGTGTCGCCGATGGCCGTCGGCAAGCAGATGCAGTTCTTCGGCGCTCGCGTCAACCTCGCCAAGACGCTGCTGTACGCCATCAACGGCGGACGCGACGAGGTCAGCGGCAAGCAGATCACGCCCCTGCTGCCGGCGGTCACCGGTGACGTACTGGAGTACGACGACGTGCGGGAGAAGTTCCGCACGACGATGGAGTGGCTGGCCGAGACCTACGTCGACGCGCTCAACTGCATCCACTACATGCACGATAAGTACGCCTACGAGCGTCTCGAGATGGCGCTGCACGACCGCGAGGTGCTGCGCACCATGGCCTGCGGCATCGCGGGCCTGTCGGTGGCCGCGGACTCGCTGTCGGCGATCAAGTACGCCACGGTGCGCCCCGTGCGCGACGAGTCGGGTCTGGTCGTGGACTACGAAGTGGAGGGCGAGTACCCCTGCTTCGGCAATGACGACGACCGCGTCGACGCGATCGCCCGCGACCTCGTCACCGAGTTCATGGAGATGCTGCGCCGCCACCCCACCTACCGGAACGCGGTGCACACCCAGTCGGTGCTGACCATCACGTCCAACGTCGTCTACGGCAAGAAGACGGGGAACACCCCCGACGGACGCCGCGCCGGTCAGCCGTTCGCCCCTGGTGCCAACCCGATGAACGGGCGCGACACCCACGGCATGCTGGCCGCGGCCCTCTCGGTCGCCAAGCTCCCCTTCGAGCAGGCGCAGGACGGTATCTCGCTCACCACCACGGTGGTCCCGGCCGGCCTCGGCCGCACCGAGGAGGAGCGGGTGCACAACCTGGTGGGCCTCCTCGACGCCCAGATGGTCTCGGGCGGTTACCACCTCAACGTCAACGTGCTCACGCGCGAGACGCTGGAGGATGCCATGGAGCACCCCGAGAACTACCCGCAGCTGACCATCCGTGTCTCCGGATACGCGGTCAACTTCGTGCGACTGACCCGCGAGCAGCAGCTCGACGTCATCAGCCGCACGTTCCACACGGGAATCTGA
- the pflA gene encoding pyruvate formate-lyase-activating protein, whose product MSAILVPAPDAARPDSDGRHAHLEAVRAGRVASVHSWELVTSVDGPGTRMTLFLAGCPLRCQYCHNPDTWQQRDGIPTEIDDVLARLRRYLPVFKATGGGLTISGGEPMQQPAFVTRLAREAKELGIHVALDTSGNLGRNASDALLDDLGMVLLDVKSGLPDTYREVTGRELQPTIDFGDRLAAKGVPVWIRFVLVPGLTDAPDNVEAVADIVERWPNVARVEVLPFHQMGTSKWERLGIDYTLADVQPPDADLVESVRDRFRARGLQTY is encoded by the coding sequence GTGTCCGCCATCCTGGTGCCGGCGCCCGATGCCGCACGCCCTGACTCCGACGGACGTCACGCCCACCTCGAAGCCGTGCGGGCGGGTCGCGTCGCGAGCGTGCACTCCTGGGAGCTCGTCACTTCCGTGGACGGTCCCGGCACCAGGATGACCCTCTTCCTCGCGGGCTGCCCGTTGCGCTGCCAGTACTGCCACAACCCCGACACGTGGCAGCAGCGCGACGGCATCCCGACCGAGATCGACGATGTGCTGGCCCGATTGCGCCGGTACCTGCCCGTGTTCAAGGCCACCGGCGGGGGGCTCACCATCTCGGGCGGCGAGCCGATGCAGCAGCCGGCGTTCGTGACGCGACTGGCCCGCGAGGCGAAGGAGCTCGGCATCCATGTCGCCCTCGACACCTCGGGCAACCTCGGACGCAACGCCTCCGACGCCCTCCTGGACGACCTCGGCATGGTGCTGCTGGACGTGAAGTCGGGCCTGCCGGACACGTACCGCGAGGTGACCGGCCGCGAGCTGCAGCCGACGATCGACTTCGGTGACCGCCTGGCGGCCAAGGGCGTGCCGGTGTGGATCCGGTTCGTCCTCGTTCCGGGTCTGACCGACGCCCCCGACAACGTCGAGGCCGTGGCTGACATCGTCGAGCGCTGGCCGAACGTCGCGCGCGTCGAGGTGCTGCCCTTCCACCAGATGGGCACGTCGAAGTGGGAGCGCCTGGGCATCGACTACACCCTGGCCGACGTGCAGCCGCCCGATGCGGACCTCGTCGAGAGCGTGCGCGATCGCTTCCGCGCGCGGGGGCTTCAGACCTACTGA
- the dxr gene encoding 1-deoxy-D-xylulose-5-phosphate reductoisomerase has product MRRVLILGSTGSIGTQALDVIRAHPGRFEVVGLSAGSQRDALARQAEEFHVEHTALGAAEAEQLVRDVEADVVLNGITGSVGLGPTIAALEAGRTLALANKESLIVGGDLVTALAAPGQIVPVDSEHSAIAQALRSGERGEVRRLVLTASGGPFRGRTRDELASVTPAQALAHPTWDMGRVVTTNSATLVNKGLEVIEAHLLFGVDYADIDVVVHPQSIVHSMVEFVDGSTIAQASPPDMRLPISLGLDWPHRVPGVGRPLDWTTATTWTFEPLDERAFPAVALAKQVGRIGGTYPAVFNAANEQAVDAFHEGRLGFTDIVDTVRAVVDRHEAPSALSRESLAEAEEWARRTADGLIAAAQ; this is encoded by the coding sequence GTGCGACGCGTTCTCATCCTCGGCTCCACCGGCTCCATCGGCACTCAGGCCCTCGACGTCATCCGCGCCCATCCGGGCCGGTTCGAGGTCGTGGGCCTGTCGGCCGGTTCCCAGCGCGACGCACTGGCGCGCCAGGCGGAGGAGTTCCACGTCGAGCACACGGCGCTCGGGGCCGCCGAGGCCGAGCAGCTGGTGCGCGACGTGGAAGCCGACGTGGTGCTCAACGGCATCACGGGCTCCGTGGGTCTCGGGCCGACCATCGCCGCCCTCGAGGCGGGCCGCACCCTGGCCCTGGCGAACAAGGAGTCGCTCATCGTCGGCGGCGACCTCGTCACCGCGCTCGCCGCCCCTGGGCAGATCGTGCCGGTGGACTCCGAGCACTCCGCCATCGCCCAGGCGCTGCGCTCGGGGGAGCGCGGCGAGGTGCGCCGGCTCGTGCTCACCGCGTCGGGCGGGCCGTTCCGCGGCCGCACCCGCGACGAGCTGGCATCCGTCACGCCCGCCCAGGCGCTCGCCCACCCGACGTGGGACATGGGGCGGGTGGTCACCACGAACTCCGCGACGCTCGTCAACAAGGGCCTCGAGGTCATCGAGGCCCACCTGCTGTTCGGCGTCGACTACGCCGACATCGACGTCGTGGTGCACCCGCAGTCGATCGTGCACTCGATGGTCGAGTTCGTCGACGGCTCCACGATCGCCCAGGCGTCGCCGCCGGACATGCGCCTTCCCATCTCGCTGGGTCTGGACTGGCCGCACCGGGTGCCGGGCGTCGGTCGGCCGCTGGACTGGACCACCGCGACCACCTGGACGTTCGAGCCGCTGGACGAGCGTGCCTTCCCCGCCGTGGCGCTGGCCAAGCAGGTGGGGCGCATCGGCGGCACGTACCCCGCCGTGTTCAACGCCGCCAACGAGCAGGCCGTCGACGCGTTCCACGAGGGTCGGCTCGGCTTCACGGACATCGTCGACACGGTGCGCGCGGTCGTCGACCGGCACGAGGCACCCTCGGCGCTTTCGCGCGAGAGCCTCGCGGAGGCGGAGGAATGGGCCCGACGCACCGCCGACGGACTGATCGCGGCGGCTCAGTAG